A window from Prinia subflava isolate CZ2003 ecotype Zambia chromosome Z, Cam_Psub_1.2, whole genome shotgun sequence encodes these proteins:
- the LOC134564502 gene encoding uncharacterized protein LOC134564502, whose protein sequence is MTAARENKRICTLPYPALPSQSREPPCPRCAHSPSSAALVSTTKSGLCWGHAGQARGQMQRPPQAVCHRCSRGRYASGVVATVGDQHHGGGAAACRAQRQHLPRQAVAPGEQPLRPLRALGQPGPGAIHRPFPLRAGAAQPGQCPWGGGSKGVGAAPDSFQATHFGSFVRQLNLYGFQKVPGWVGAAVPGDAGGWLHFRNPNFRRDRPDLLLRIKRLTRANRLRLAAGLEVRSRQPSRFQQLHTDRPLPAFPAGQLPRAAALGTSAPSAPACSGGYAAWTAPSWVWSTPGEEELPLLDLDLVLETLEKMVSPSLPERCPSAQDNISVAPESSGEDSMDRAAAEGASSGTRSCGHRSQEPKELDIHLIYLARRAALRAKKDQSESL, encoded by the exons ATGACTGCAgctagagaaaataaaaggatttgCACCTTGCCataccctgccctgcccagtcAGTCCCGGGAGCCGCCATGCCCGCgctgtgcccacagccccagctccgcGGCGCTCGTCTCCACCACCAAGTCCGGCCTGTGCTGGGGCCACGCTGGGCAGGCGCGGGGCCAAATGCAGCGCCCCCCTCAGGCTGTGTGCCACCGGTGCAGCCGTGGCCGTTACGCTTCGGGCGTTGTGGCGACAGTCGGTGATCAGCACCATGGCGGAGGTGCCGCTGCCTGCCGGGCTCAACGCCAGCACCTTCCCCGCCAAGCTGTGGCGCCTGGTGAACAACCCCTGCGTCCGCTCCGTGCGCTGGGACAGCCAGGCCCGGGGGCTATTCATCGACCGTTCCCTCTTCGAGCGGGAGCTGCTCAGCCCGGCCAATGCCCATGGGGGGGGGGCAGCAAGGGGGTGGGGGCGGCCCCGGACTCTTTCCAAGCCACGCACTTCGGCAGTTTCGTGCGCCAGCTGAACCTCTACGGCTTCCAAAAGGTGCCGGGCTGGGTTGGCGCAGCTGTGCCGGGCGATGCTGGGGGCTGGCTCCACTTCAGGAATCCCAACTTTCGCCGTGACCGCCCCGACCTCCTCCTCCGCATCAAGCGCCTGACCAGGGCTAATAGGCTGCGGCTAGCGGCGGGGCTGGAGGTGCGCAGCCGCCAGCCCAGccgcttccagcagctccacacgGACCGGCCGCTGCCCGCCTTCCCCGCTGGGCAGCTGCCCAGAGCCG CTGCATTGGGCACTTCAGCCCCCAGTGCTCCAGCTTGCAGTGGTGGTTATGCAGCATGGACAGCCCCCAGCTGGGTATGGAGTACTCCTGGTGAAGAGGAATTGCCACTACTGGATCTGGACCTTGTGCTTGAGACACTGGAGAAGATGGTTTCACCATCCCTGCCTGAAAGGTGTCCCTCTGCTCAG gacaATATTAGCGTTGCCCCTGAGTCTTCAGGAGAGGACAGTAtggacagggctgcagcagagggagctTCATCTGGGaccaggagctgtgggcacaggtCCCAGGAGCCCAAGGAGCTTG ATATTCATCTGATCTACCTTGCCAGGAGGGCTGCCCTGCGTGCGAAGAAGGACCAGAGTGAGAGCCTGTGA